A part of Aspergillus flavus chromosome 1, complete sequence genomic DNA contains:
- a CDS encoding dehydrogenase with different specificitie (short-chain dehydrogenase), producing the protein MPLPQLLVGKVAAITGGLTGIGRAIALEYLRHGAKVAINHLGGPKEEPLLEALQKDVSEITGANANSFITVPGDVTQPDTGRDFVAKTVAAFGRLDIFVSNAGVCKFAEFLEVDPPLLGHTINTNLSGAFYATQAAGRQMALEQSPPGGSIIGISSISALVGGGQQTHYTPTKAGVLSLMQSCAVALGKYNIRCNALLPGTIRTQLNDEDMSDPVKREYMEGRIPLGRLGQPPDLAGPAVFLACEELSSYVTGAQLLVDGGAFVNLQ; encoded by the exons ATGCCTCTCCCCCAACTCCTAGTAGGCAAAGTCGCCGCCATCACAGGCGGATTAACAGGAATCGGCAGG GCAATCGCCCTCGAATACCTCCGCCACGGCGCAAAAGTAGCCATCAACCACCTGGGCGGGCCAAAAGAGGAGCCCCTCCTCGAAGCCCTGCAAAAGGATGTCTCTGAAATTACCGGCGCCAATGCAAACAGCTTCATCACCGTTCCTGGAGATGTCACACAGCCCGACACGGGGCGTGACTTTGTCGCCAAAACGGTCGCTGCCTTTGGCCGATTGGACATCTTTGTTAGCAACGCTGGCGTGTGCAAATTCGCTGAGTTCTTGGA AGTTGATCCCCCCCTCCTCGGCCACACTATAAACACCAACCTCTCCGGAGCCTTTTATGCCACACAGGCGGCGGGACGACAGATGGCGCTAGAGCAGTCGCCGCCCGGCGGGTCGATTATTGGGATAAGTTCGATTTCGGCGCTCGTGGGTGGCGGCCAGCAGACGCATTATACGCCTACTAAGGCTGGGGTTTTGAGTCTCATGCAGTCTTGTGCGGTTGCGTTGGGCAAGTACAATATCCGGTGTAATGCGTTGTTGCCTGGCACGATCCGGACGCAGCTCAATGATGAGGATATGAGTGATCCTGTCAAGAGGGAGTATATGGAGGGGAGAATTCCCCTTGGGAGACTTGGGCAGCCGCCGGATTTGGCGGGGCCGGCGGTGTTTTTGGCTTGTGAGGAGTTGAGTAGCTATGTG ACTGGTGCGCAGCTGCTTGTGGATGGTGGGGCTTTTGTAAATCTTCAGTAG
- a CDS encoding amidohydrolase family protein (conserved hypothetical protein), with the protein MPIPIVDSHIHLFPESHLPTLAWYGPGSPLGSQHSVDEYRLATSSISTTADTADPTYLRGFIFLETDRISSVEEAGGGWSHALDEVSLITRIITGTPVAGEGHRDQDRHLCLGFAPWAPVPGGPAALQKYMGLVRERTKTDDVWKKLRGVRYLFQDKPKGVMLQDDVVEGLKWLGREKLAFDLGVDARLGGSWQLREAVEMMRRVYDGVKEDEKVVIVINHLCKPNLRLPDPSHASVTTHPEFLEWSSLVTAMAQYPNTYMKLSGGFSELPPVSSDAEPDIASIVERIRPWTDVVFNTFGAERVMFGSDWPVCNVGGGGNEGTWRRWKNVVESILEKRQLTAEQQRGIWGGVAVKAYGVEI; encoded by the exons ATGCCTATTCCAATCGTGGATTCTCACATCCATCTTTTCCCGGAGTCCCATCTCCCAACCCTCGCCTGGTATGGGCCTGGATCGCCCCTAGGATCCCAACACTCAGTCGATGAGTATCGCCTTGCGACATCCTCAATTTCCACCACTGCAGATACTGCTGACCCAACATACCTGCGCGGCTTTATATTCTTAGAAACAGATCGCATCTCCTCTGTCGAGGAGGCTGGGGGAGGCTGGTCTCATGCTCTAGATGAAGTCTCGCTGATTACGAGAATCATCACCGGAACTCCTGTTGCGGGGGAGGGTCATCGCGATCAAGATAGACATCTCTGTCTGGGGTTTGCTCCCTGGGCACCAGTGCCCGGGGGACCTGCTGCGCTGCAGAAATACATGGGCCTAGTGAGAGAACGTACTAAGACAGATGACGTCTGGAAGAAGCTTCGGGGCGTGAGGTATCTATTCCAAGACAAGCCGAAGGGTGTCATGTTGCAAGATGACGTTGTTGAGGGGCTAAAATGGCTTGGGAGAGAAAAGTTGGCGTTCGATTTGGGGGTGGATGCGAGACTGGGTGGGTCTTGGCAGTTGAGGGAGGCGGTCGAAATGATGAGGAGGGTCTATGATGGCGTGAAAGAAGACGAGAAGGTTGTTATAGTAATCA ATCACCTCTGTAAGCCGAATCTCCGGCTTCCAGATCCATCGCACGCCTCAGTAACCACACACCCCGAGTTTCTGGAATGGTCGTCTCTGGTCACCGCTATGGCACAGTATCCCAACACGTACATGAAGCTTTCGGGCGGCTTCTCTGAGCTACCGCCAGTTTCCTCGGACGCCGAACCTGATATTGCTTCTATTGTGGAGAGAATTCGTCCTTGGACTGATGTGGTCTTTAATACATTTGGCGCCGAACGAGTGATGTTTGGGTCTGACTGGCCAGTCTGCAACGTAGGGGGAGGCGGCAACGAAGGTACCTGGAGACGTTGGAAGAACGTGGTGGAAAGCATATTAGAGAAGAGGCAGTTAACCGCCGAGCAGCAGAGGGGTATATGGGGTGGAGTAGCAGTGAAAGCATACGGAGTCGAGATATGA